AGCCCTGCGGTACGAGGTAGTTACGGGCGTAGCCGTTCTTGACCTCAACCACGTCGCCTGCGGATCCGAGGCCCTGGACCTCGTTCGTGAGAATTACCTTTGCCATGTCGTTACTCCCTACCGGCCCGAGCCAGCGTAGGGCAGCAGTGCCATCTCGCGGGCGTTCTTGACTGCCTTCGCGATGAGGCGCTGTTCCTGAACCGACACGCCAGTAATACGGCGTGCACGGATCTTCCCGCGCTCGGAAATGAACTTACGGAGCGTTGCGACATCCTTGTAATCGATGACGCCAACGGTGATGGACTTCGCGGGTGCGGTGACCTTCGCGTTCTTTCCGCGGCCCGGCTTGCGGGCTGCGCCGCTTGACTTGCCAGCCATGTTGTCTCTTTTCGTGTAGCTGTGCCCAGTGCGGGCAAAAAATCGTTAGAAGGGAGCCTCAGTGTCATCGAAGCTCGCGCCGGGGTTTGCCCAGCTATCGCTCGATGTCGTCGACTGCCCCCAGGGCTGCTGCTGCTGCGCCGGAGCGGCCTGCGCCGCACCACCGCCGCCACCATTGAAGCCACCCACGGAGCCACGCGACTGCGCGCGCGTTACCTGAGCGGTGGCGTACCGGAGGCTGGGGCCGATTTCATCGACGTCCAGTTCGAACGACGTACGCCGTTCGCCCTCGCGGGTTTCGTAGGAGCGCTGGCGGAGGTTTCCCTTTGCAATAACGCGGGACCCCTTCGTCAACGAGCTCGCCACGTGCTCGGCGAACTCGCGCCACACGCTGCAGCGCAGGAAGAGCGCCTCGCCGTCCTTCCACTCGTTCGACTGCTTGTCGAACGTGCGGGGGGTACTTGCGATGGTGAACGAGGCCAAAGCCACGCCGCTATTCGTGAACTTCAGCTCGGGGTCGGCAGTAAGGTTGCCGACCACGGTGATCACGGTCTCGCCGGCCATGGACTACGCGCTCTGCTTCGCAGCCGCGCGAGCGGCCTTTGCAGCGTCACGCTCAGCCTGGGCAGCGCGCTGGGCGATGCCTTCGTCTGCGCGGAGCACCTTGGTGCGGAGCACTGCCTCGGAGAGACCCAGCTGGCGATCCAGCTCGTCGCTCGCGGCGGAAGTTGCGGTGAAGTCGACGACGACGTAAATGCCTTCGGACTTCTTGTTGATCTCGTACGCAAGACGGCGCTTGCCCCAGATGTCGACCTTGTCGATCGATCCACCTGCGTTAGTGATAACCCCAAGGAACTTATCCATGCTGGGGGCCACGGTGCGCTCATCAACTGCCGGATCGAGGATCACCATGAGTTCATACTGATGCGTCACTTACCCACCTCCTTCGGACTCAAAGGTCACAGGATCTCTGTGACAGGAGGGTATTTGCATCGTGTCCGCGCCATATGGGCACAGACAACCTCGTTAGCCTATCACCAATGCCGGGCGTTTCGCGCGGCCCCGGCAGACTAGTACTGCGTGACTGAGAAGTCTTCCAGCTGATCCATCAGCTCGGATTCTCCGGCTGGGCAATCTACCTGCGCGAGGAGAACGTTGTTGACCGGCAGAAACGCGCGAAGCAGGATGACGCGCTCTCGCGCCTCGCCGCTCGTCGTCGTGTACTGCGCTCTGAGCTGGGTCAGCTCCACCTGATCCGGTCCGAAGTCGAAGCGGGCATTCCAGCTGCCGTCAGGCCCAACCTCGGGGTCTACTGCCGAGTCCCATGGCAATCCGAGCCCGAGCGCGACGGGAATGCTGAGCTCGGTCGCCTCACGATCGGTAGCGGCCGTGGCGGCGTCTGGCACTCCGGTGCCCTGGAAGGTGTACATCTTGCAGCCGCTCTCGGCATGAGAGAGTTGGTTCACACCCTCGGTGTCCCAAATCTCGATCTGCCAGTCAGCGTCGTAGCCGATGCCCCAGAACGGGCCGGCGGCAAGTGGGACCTGCTGATCGAGCGAGAACACGGTGCCGCCCAGAACGTCGTCATCGTCGAAGTCGTCCGTCGGTGCGGGCGCCCCTTCAGTGGGCAGCGGCCCCGGATTCACCGCGTCGGTGAACTCGTTCACGATCCGGGGGATCAATACGGCCATCGCGACAATGAGCCCGATGAAGAGTGCCGCAAACACGCCGATCACCACCCACGCCCAGGCGGGCAGACCGCGACGGGGTGGCTGGCCGGGAGGGACGGGGGCGCCGGCGTACTGCGGGGGTTGGCCGGGGGAGTGCGGCGGCGGGGCGGCGTACTGCGGCGCGGGAGGAACCTGTTGGACGGGCGGAAGCGGGGGAACCGGCTGCCCCGGAGCAGCCGGGAAGTGCGGGTCCGGTGGCAGCTGCGTCATCAGGATCTCCGTCCGTCGGGTGCCTCGAGTCTACGGAAGTACTCGAGCGGAGCAACCAGATCTTTCTGGCCGCCGACGTGCGTGATCACCTCACCCTCGAGGCTCAGCTGGGTCTGGTGAGCGCCGAGTGCCGCGACCTTCTGGTCCAGCCACGGCGAAACGTCGTAGGTGTGCACGGGGCTTGAGCCGATCTCGCCCGCGGGGCGAAGCGGGTCGACCACGATCTCCCAGAAGGGGACGTCGAGGCCGAAGGCCACCGCGCGGCCGGCGCGATGCGCAAACACGTGGTCGGGGTGGCCGTAGCCGCCCATTGCGTCGTAGCTCACGACGGCGTCGATGTCCCACGCGTCGGCGACCGCAACGAGGTCGGCGAGCGCCTCGCTCGCGGAGGCCCGGGTGAGCGCAGCCTCGTCGATGTCGGCCGCGGCAGTCGCCCGTCCGTCGGGCCCCCAAGACATGCCTGAGTCGAGGTACCGACGCGGGGGCAGCTGCGCGCTGCGGGCGGGCAGCTCGCCCAAGAACGCGCGCGAACGCACGCCCAACGCCGCGAGCGCCGCCGCGAGTTCGCCCGCGCGATGGTCTGCGAGCGGCTCGTCGAGCTCGGTGCCGGGGGAGAGCTCGCCCTGTTCGCCACGCGTCAGCGTGACGACGCCGGGGTCCCGACCCGCTGCGGAAAGCGCCGCGATCGTCCCGCCCGTGGCGAGTGACTCATCGTCGGGGTGCGCATGGACGAACAGGATCCGCTCCGCGCCGCCAAACCACTCAGCGATGTTCATTGCCTCATTCATCCCTGCTCCGCTCGACGCGCATTCCACCAGTCCCGCAGCCGGTCGGCTGCGGCTTCCTCGCCAATCGGCCCCTCATCGAGACGCACTTCGAGGAGATAGCGGTAGGCCTCACCGACATCACGCCCCGGGCCGATCCCGAGCAGAGCCATGATCTGCTCGCCGTCGAGCTCGGGACGCACCGCCGCGAGCTCCTCCTCCTCGGCGAGCGTCACGATGCGCGCTTCGATGTCGTCGTACGCGAACTCCAGGCGTTCGGCCTTGCGACGGTTCCGGGTGGTGACGTCCGCCCGCGTGATGATGTGCAGCCGATCGAGCTCGGCACCCGCGTCACGAACGTAGCGTCGCACCGCCGAGTCGGTCCACTGCTGGTCGCTGTAGCCAAAGAACCGGAGGTGCAGCTCAATGAGGCGCGCGACCGAGGCGATCGTCTCATTGTCCAGGCGCAGCGCGCGCAGCCGCTTCCGCGCGAGCTTGGCGCCGACGAGATCGTGGTGGTGGAAGGTGACTCCACCCCGCTCGAACTTTCGCGTCGACGGCTTCCCGATGTCGTGCAGAAGCGCGGCGAGACGCAAGACGAGATCCGGGCCGGCGTCGGGGTCGGTGCGCCGCGCGATCTCAAGCCCAATCGCCTGTTCGAGCACGGTCAGGCTGTGCTCGTAGACGTCCTTGTGTCGGCCGTGGTCGTCCTGGGTCGCCCGCAACTCGCTGAGTTCGGGCAGGAAGCGATCGGCAAGGCCGGTGTCTACCAGCAGCCGGATCCCTGCTGCCGGGCGATCGGTCGCGAGCAGTTTCAGGAGCTCGTCCCGGATCCGCTCGGCCGAGACGATCTCGAGCCGCGGCGCGAACTCCACCATCGCGTCCCGCACGTCGTCCTCGACCACAAAGCCGAGCTGCGCAGAGAAGCGCGCGGCGCGCAGCATGCGCAGCGGGTCATCCGTGAACGAGGATTCCGCGGAGCCCGGGGTCTTGATCCTGCCCGCAAGGAGATCGTCAACGCCACCCGAGACGTCGACCAGCTTGAGTGAGGGCAGCATCAGCGCGAGGGCGTTGATCGTAAAGTCGCGCCGCACGAGGTCACCCTCGATGGTGTCGCCGAAGGTGACCTCAGGCTTGCGCGAGTCGTCGCGGTAGAGCTCAGCGCGGTACGTGGTGACCTCGACGGTCTCACCGTGCACCCTGGCCGCGATCGTGCCAAATGCGCGGCCGACGTCCCACGTCTTCGCGGCGACGGTCTCGAGAATGGCTCGGGTCTCGTCTGGCCGGGCCGAAGTCGTGAAATCGAGATCGGACACACGGCGTCCCAGGAGGGCATCGCGGACGGGGCCACCCACCAGCGCGAACTCGTGTCCTGCCGCGGCGAAGGCTTCGGCGAGTGCCTTGACCGGTCGGGACTCGGCGATTTCGCGCAGTGCGTCGAGGGATTCGGCGAGGGAGTGCATCCCTCAAGCGTAGTCGCGAAGCGGGAATGCGCGATCGTACCCGTGGCCGACAGCCCCCGCGCGGACACCACTCGTACACTGGGGGGATGCTCGAACGCGGCCCTCTCGGCACCCCCTCCGGTGCACCAGCCGCCAGGCGCGCCCGATCTCGCGTCGGCGCCGGGGTGCTCGCCGTGGCGCTGGCCCTGGGCACCGTCGCATTCGGCACGTTCGCGCTCGGCAATGCGACCCCGCCCGCGGGCGCCGTCGGGCAGTCGGCGCAGCACACAGAGACCCGCGCCGCGGAGGTCGCGAAGACCCAGCCGTCCCCGGTCCTCACGCTCGCCCCTGTCCGCCCCGCGCTCCTCAGCAACGACGAGTCGGCCGAGTTTGAGCTGTGGCTCGAGAATCCGGGCGACACCGAGCTCGCCGCGTCTCGGGTCGAGCTCGCCCTCGACCCGATTCGAATCACCGGCGAGGCTGGGCTCGACGCGGAGTTCCCCATCGAGACTGCGCTCACGCTGCTCGAGGCGGAGACCCCGACCGTGCCCGCGGGGGAGGGGCGCCTCGTCAGCCTCGCGGTCCCGCGCGCAGAGTGGCCGCTGACCACGGCCTCCGACGCTGGCGTGTACCGCGTCTCTGCCCGGATCGTGCCCGATGCCGACAGCGACACACCGGAGCTCTCCACCACCGCCCCTATCGTCTGGCGCGGCGCGGGCGGGCTCACCCGGGTGCAATTGACGACCATCGTGCCGATGCTCCTTCCCGAGAGCATCCCGAGCCTGCCGCGACGCGGTCAGTTGGACGAACTCATGGGTCCCGGGTCGCAGCTCGACGAGCTCCTGAACACCGCGGAGCAGCGCGGCGCGACGCTTGCCATCGACCCACGTGTGGTGGCTGGTGTGCGCGTCTACGGCGAATCGGCCTCCGCCGCCGCACAGAGCTTTGTTGAGCGCCTGGGTCTGACGAGCGCTTCGTCCTTTGCCCTGCAATTTGCCGACGCTGATCCCTCCGCCCAGGCTGCGCTCGGGTTCTCGCGCATGCTCGCTCCTGAAGGCCTCTCCTTTGCGACCCGCTTTGGGACGTTCGCGGGGCAGGATCCTGCCGAAACTCCCGCCGAGCCGAGTCCGACTGACGGCCCCCCCGACGAACCGGCGTCGGACCCTGAGCCGATTGGCGTGCCCAGCCTCGCCGAGCTGACCACTGTTGCGACCACCTTGCCCGGCACCGCGTGGCCGGCGTCGGACAGTCTTACCCCCAAGGTGCTCGACCTCCTCGGGCGCAACGGCTACTCCCGGGTGATCGCTTCGGGCGAGAACGTCTCGGTCGCGGGCGGCGCGGCGCGCGGGACGCTGAACGGGGTCGAGTACCTCGTCTCGGACGCATCGCTCGACGCGGCTGCGCGCACGGCGCTGACCGCCGAGAACGAGACCGGTCACCGCTCGGGCGTCGCTCGCACGAGCGCGCTCCTGGTACTGCGTGCCCAGGCGGGCGACCCGGGCACCGTCGTCGCCCTCGATCGCGCCGCGACCCCGGAGTCGCCCTACGCGGTCGAGCTGGTCAATACGCTGTCGGCGCTGCCGTGGGTCGAACCGGTCGCGCCGGGGGAGCTCCCTGAGGGCGCCGTCACGCTCACGCCCGCCGCCGAAGCAGCGTCCCCTGAACGAATCGCCGCCCTCGGCGAGGCTGTCGCCCGTGAACCACAGGTGCTCGACTATTCGCGGGTGCTCGTGGCGCCCGAGTACCTCATCGACCTGCAGCGCGTTCGCCTACTCCAGCTGTTCAGCGCCCGCTACACGACACCCGACGCCAACTTCGCGTCCGCGGCGCAGCGTGCCGCCGAACGCGACGCCGAGACACTGAACGGTGTGCGCGTCGTGACCTCGACCCACACGCAGCTGGTCGGGACCACGTCGCGCGTGCCGATCCAGGTGCGCAATACCCTGCCCTTCGACGCCCTCCTCGTCGCCGAGGTCGTCCCCACCAACGCCGCACTTGTCGTGACTGGCGAGGACCTGAAGCCCGCGCTCATTCCGAGCGAGAGCAGCACCAACATCCTGGTGCCGGTGCGCACCAGAGTCTCGTCCGGCGAGTCCGGTCTCGAGGTCGAACTGACGGCCGCCAGCGGCGGTGAGGTCGTCACGAGCGGCCTGCTCGCGATCTCCATCCGCAGCAGCTGGGAGACCGTGGCCCTGGGTTCGCTCGCCGTCCTCACCGCCGCTTTCTTCGGATTTGGCATCTGGCGCAGTATCCGGCGTCGCTCCCGTACGTCGGCTGAGGATCCGGGAATAGTCGAGCCGTAGGATGAGTTACACCCAACGGAGCCCCCAGTCGCCTGACGCGGGTCTTCGAACTCGCGCAGGCGCGCGACGCTTCACGAGGAGAACGCATGCACCAGATCATCATCATCGGTTCCGGCCCGGCAGGGTTCACTGCGGCAATCTACGCGGCGCGCGCCGGTCTCGAGCCGCTGCTGTTCGCGAGCTCGGTAGAGCCTGGCGGTGAGCTGATGAACACGACCGATGTCGAGAACTTCCCCGGCTTCCCCGAGGGGATCCAGGGGCCTGAGCTCATGGAGAAGATGCAGGCGCAGGCCGAGCGCTTCGGCACGAAGGTCGCATACGACGACGTCGCCTCACTCGATCTCTCGGGTGACGTGAAGAAGGTCACCACTTCGGACGGCACTGTGCACGAGGCCGCCTCAGTGATCTTTGCGACCGGCTCGGCCTACCGCAAGCTCGGCATCACTGACGAAGACCGCCTCTCGGGGCACGGTGTCTCGTGGTGCGCCACCTGCGACGGGTTCTTCTTCCGCGACAAGACGATCGCGGTCGTGGGCGGCGGCGACTCGGCGATGGAAGAGGCGACGTTCCTCACTCGCTTCGCCAAGAAGGTCTATGTGATTCACCGCCGAGACGAGCTCAAGGCGTCGAAGATCATGCAGCAGCGGGCATTCGACAACGAGAAGATCGAGTTCATCTGGAACGCCGGCGTCGAGGGTATCTCCGGGGACGACTCGGTCACTGGCGTCACGCTGCGCGACACCGTCACGGGCGAGGTGAGCGAGCTCGCGCTCGAGGGACTCTTCATCGCGATCGGCAATGACCCGCGCACCGCGCTCATTCACGGCGTCCTCGACCTCACGGCCGACGGCACGATCGCGGTTGACGGGCGTAGTTCTCGCACCTCGGTTCCCGGCGTCTTTGCCGCCGGCGACGTCATCGATCCCAGCTACCGGCAGGCAATCACGGCTGCCGCGTCCGGCACGGTCGCGGCCCTCGACGCCGAGCACTTCCTCGCGGCGCTCGCCGAGTCGGTTCCCGCCGGCGCCACCGCATAGTTTCCGACCCACCCATAAGGAGTTCGCATGTCCAACGCAATCACCGTCGACGAGGGCACCTTCGACCAGGTCGTCCTGCAGAGCGACATCCCCGTGCTGGTCGACTTCTGGGCAGTCTGGTGCGGCCCGTGCCGCGCCGTCGCGCCGATCCTCGATCAGATCTCGATCGAGCAGGAGGGCAAGCTACGCGTCGTCAAGCTCAATGTTGACGAGAACCCGAACCTCGCCGCCCAGTACCGCATCACCTCCATCCCCGCGATGAAGGTGTTCAAGGACGGCGCTGAGGTCCTCGAAATCATCGGGGCCCAGCCCAAGTTGATGATCGAGAAGCAGCTCGCGGGCGTTCTCTAACCAACAGCAACTCGCAAAGGAGGGGCCGGTCCAAGTGGACCGGCCCCTCCTTTCTCGCTTACGCGCTCTCGGCGAGGGCTGCCAGCCGATCGATCGACGCGCGAAGGTTCTCGGCCGTCGTCGCGCGCGCGCGCTCCATGCGGCCCGGATCGTGCAGCTGCGTCCAGTCGTAGGTGTGCCGAACGAGCACTCGGTTCTCGGGGAGCGGCTCGATCTCCCAGCGCCAGAGGTGGCCCGGGGCCGCCTCGCCCACGGGCGCCGGCAGCCAGGCGATAAGCCGGCCCTCGGCGAACTCGGCCACCCGGTTCTCGCGCACGCGATCGCCGACGTTCGTCATCACAAACACGTCGTGGGCGCCTCGAACTCGCTGGCCGGGGGCGGCCGATGACAAGTTGTTGTTGCCGTCCCACCGGGGCTGCTGGGCGGGGTCGGCAATCAGTTCGAACACGGTCTCCGCGTCAGCGAACACCTCGCGTTCCGCAGAAACGACTCTGAATTCTTCGCTCATGTCGCCAGTCAAGCACACCCGTACGGGTGCCGCGAGAGGCCTAACTAAATCCGGGATCGCCGAGCTCGTGCAGGATCCGGTTGAGGTCTTGAATCGTCGCGAACTCGATCACGACCTGGCCCTTCTTGGCCGTCAAGTTCACCTTCACCCGAGTGTCTAGGCGGTCCCCGAGGCGCTCACCGATCTCGGCAAGCTGACCGAGGCGGCCGCCCGGGCGAGGCTTGGGACGCTTCGGGCGGGTGTCACTCGCCACCGCCTCAGCGGCGCGGACAGACAGGCCCTCGTTGACGATCTTGTCAGCGAGATGGGTCATCGCGATGTCGTCGCCCGTCAGGGCGAGGATCGCGCGCGCGTGCCCCGCCGAGAGCACCCCGGCAGCGACACGCGACTGAATGGTCTCGGGGAGCTGCAATAGCCGGATCGTGTTCGTGATCTGCGGGCGCGATCGTCCAATGCGCTGCGCCAGCTGTTCCTGCGTGATCCCAAAGTCAGCGAGCAGCTGCTGATAGGCCGATGCCTCTTCCAGGGGGTTCAGCTGAGCGCGGTGCAGGTTCTCGAGCAGCGCGTCGCGCAGCATGTCCTCGTCGGCCGTGCTGCGCACGATCGCGGGGATCTCGGTGAGGCCGGCTCGCTTGCTGGCTCGGAGGCGGCGCTCACCCATGATGAGTTCGAAGCGGGGCTCGCCCTTCGCGGGCGCCGGCTCGATGGCCCTGACCACGATGGGCTGGAGCACGCCGAACTCGCGCACGCTGTGCGTGAGCTCGCTGAGCGCTTCCTCGTCAAACTCGGTGCGAGGCTGCACCCGGTTGGGGACGATGTCCAGCGGCGAGAGGTGCATGAGCGTCGCGCCGGGCACCTCGCGGAGCGTGTGCTCGTCGTCGGGCACTTCGATCTCGGCGCTCGGCTCAGCCTTGGCGGCCACCGAATTTGACGGGAAGAACACGTCTACCGGTCGCTCACCCTCGCTGGGGGACTGCGGAATCAGCGCGCCAATGCCTCGACCGAGTCCGCTTCGCTTCTTGGTGGCCATCGTTACGCTCCTTCAATCTGCTCGTCGATCCCGCGACCGGGGGAAGTGTTGCTCCGCTCGGCCATTTCGGCCGCCGCCTCGAGATAAGCGAGCGCGCCGGTCGACGAGGGGTCGTAGGCGAGCACGGTCTGCCCGTAGCTCGGTGCCTCCGAGATTCTCACTGAACGAGGGATCGCCACAGCCAGGGTCTCGGCCGGGAAGTGCGTGCGCACTTCCTCGGCGACTTCCTGGGCGAGATTCGTTCGTGAGTCGTACATGGTAAGCAGGATCGTGGAGACCCGAAGGGTCGGATTCAGGTGCTTCTCGATCAGCGCAATGTTGCCGAGCAGCTGGCTCAGCCCCTCGAGCGCGTAGTACTCGCACTGGATCGGAATGAGTACCTCATCGGCAGCGACGAACGCGTTGACCGTGAGCAGGCCGAGCGACGGCGGGCAGTCAATGAAGACGTAGTGGAAATTGTGCTCGGGGTCCTCGAGGAAGCTCTGTACCGCGGTACGCAGGCGCTGCTCCCGGGCGACGAGCGAGACGAGTTCGATCTCAGCACCGGCAAGGTGAATCGTCGAGGGCACGCAGAACAGGTGATCGTTGTCGCTCGCCTGCTGGATGGCGTCCGCGATGGTGGCGTCGCCGAGAAGCACGTCGTACACGCTTGTCACCTCGGGCCGGTGCTCGACGCCGAGCGCGGTCGAGGCGTTCCCCTGAGGGTCGAGATCGATCACGAGCACGTTCGCCCCCCGGCGCGACAGCGCCGCGGCAAGGTTGACGGTCGTGGTGGTTTTCCCCACGCCGCCCTTCTGGTTCGAGACCGTAATGACGCGAGTACGCGCGGGCAACGGCGAGTTCGTGGCCTCCAACTTACGGCGACGCCGAACTTTGTCCGCAAGGTGATTCCCCAGCGGTGTGCTCTCGACTTCTGTCATTAGTTCCTCGTGCGCCGCGCGGCGGCCGTTTGTCAGCTGAAAACGACAGGGCTCACGCGCCGCGTGAGCCTCGCTCTACTGTAGCCCGAAAGACGCGCGTACTTTCAGCAAGAAGTCCCTCGCCGAGAATCTCGAAGCGCGCGTCGCGGAGCTTGTACTTGGCGATCGCCTTCCGCGCCGACTCGATCTCCGCCTCGACACTCGCGCCCTTCAGCAGCAGGAACTCGCCGCCGTCGCGCAGCAGGGGAGCCGTGAGGGGGACGAGCGTGCGAAGCGCGGTGACCGCTCGGGCCGTAACCTGATCGACCTCCACCGCGCCGCCGTGGAATTCTTCGGCTCGGCCACGCTGCGTGCGGACGTTCTCGAGGCCCAAGCGGTCGATCTGCTCGTCCAGCCACGCGATCCTGCGTTCCATTGGCTCGATGAGCACGAACTCCGCATCGGGCCGCACGATGGCGAGAACCAGCCCCGGCATGCCGCCGCCCGTGCCGATGTCGGCGACGCGCGCTCCCGATCGAATGAGCGGGGCGAGCAGTGCCGAGTTCAGTAGGTGCCGCGTCCAGAGGCGCGGGGGCTCGAGCGGACCAATGAGGCCGAGCTCTTCGCCGCGGCGACCGAGGTCCTCGGCGAACTGCCGCAGGACCGGAAGCCGGTCACCCGCCAGCGCAGCGGCCGCAGCTGGCTCTACTTCGACCGGAACGGCAGCGTGCACTTCGGGCGTCACTCGGGGTGCGTCATCGTGAGTCATCGTTTCACGTGAAACTACTCGGCGACCGAGTCGCTGGCCGCGATCGGGCGGATGACGAGACGGCGGTCCCGGCCTTCCCCGCGCGACTCCGAGTGGTGGGCGCGCTCAGCGACGTAGTCGTGCACGAGCTTGCGTTCGTAGGATGACATCGGCTCAAGCTCGATCTCGGCGCGGCCGGCGGCAATGGCCGCGATCGCGTGGTCGACCAGACGCTGGAGTTCAGAGGTGCGTGCCTCACGCGATCCAGCGACGTCGAGGATGAGGCGGGAGAAGCGTCCCGTACGGGCCTGCACCGAAAGGCGACTCAGCTCCTGCAGCGCCTGCACGGTATCGGGAGTCGCGAGGCGATCAAGATCGTCGCTGCCCGAGATCGACAGGTACGCGCGCCCATTGCGGACGTCAATGTCGAGGTCTCCATCGAGATCGGTGATATCGAGCAACGCCTCAAGGTAATCGGCGGCAAGATCGCCCTCGGCCTCGAGTTCGCTCAGGCTCGGCTCGCCGGCCGGGGTCTCCGGGATCGCGGTCATGCCTTCTTCCCGCCCTTCTTCGCGCGCTTCGCGCTCACGGGCTGCTGACGCTGGCCCACCTGGCGAGCGGCTTCCGCAACTTCCTCGGGGGTCGCATCATCCGTGAGCTTGCCCTTGGCCCGCAGACGCTCCTGGCGGGCGCGGTATGCGTCACTGCCCGGGGTCGGCATGTTCCGGATCACGATGAACTGCTGAGCCATCGTCCAGATGTTGGAAGAGAACCAGTAGATGTTGAGCGCGAGCGGGAATGCGACGCCGGAGAAGAGGAACATGAAGGGAATGATGTACAGCATGATCTTCTGCTGGCGGTACATCGGCGACTGCTTGGTCTCGTCCGAGACGTTCTTCGAGACGATCTGCAGCTGCGTGAAGAACTGCGACGCGATCATCAGGATGACAATGATGCCGAGCATGATGACGACCGGGGCCTGCCCGGCCTCCCAGCCCTGCGTGAATGTCATCTTGAGCGGGGCGCCAAAGACGGAGGCGGCGTTGAAGCTCGCCGTCAGGTTCTCGTTCATCAAGCCGATGCCGGGCTCGTTTCGCGAGGCGTGTTGCAAGACGTAGAAGAGCGAGAAGAAGACCGGCATCTGCAGCAGGATCGGCAGGCACGAAGCGAACGGGTTCGTCCCGTGCTTCTTGTACAGCGCCATGGTCTCGCGGCTCATAGCCTCACGCGAGAACTGATCCTTCTTGCCCTTGTACTTGTCCTGGACCTTCTTCAGCTGCGGCGCCATGTCCATCATGCGACGCTGCGACTTGATCTGCCGCACCGTCAGTGGGATCAGTGCTGAGCGCACCACGACGACGACGCCCAGGATCGCCAAGACCCAGGTGAGCCCACTTGCAGGATCCATGCCGAGCCACGTGAAGAGCTGGTGCCAGAGAACGAGCACGCTCTCGACGAGCCAGCGCAGCGGCCAGAGTATGGTCTCGAAGAAATCCATCTGTGGACTACACCTTTCGGGTAACGGCAGCAGGCTCTGGGACGGTTGCCCCATGTGCACAGACAAAACCGTGAGTATTCGTACGGAAGTGTGGGTTCAGCGGTGTGGGAACGTCGTCGATCCCGCCCGCGGAAAAGGGATTGCAGCGAAGCAGTCGGCGGATGGTCAGCCAGACGCCGCGAACAAACCCGTGC
This genomic stretch from Leucobacter sp. CX169 harbors:
- a CDS encoding ParA family protein; translation: MTEVESTPLGNHLADKVRRRRKLEATNSPLPARTRVITVSNQKGGVGKTTTTVNLAAALSRRGANVLVIDLDPQGNASTALGVEHRPEVTSVYDVLLGDATIADAIQQASDNDHLFCVPSTIHLAGAEIELVSLVAREQRLRTAVQSFLEDPEHNFHYVFIDCPPSLGLLTVNAFVAADEVLIPIQCEYYALEGLSQLLGNIALIEKHLNPTLRVSTILLTMYDSRTNLAQEVAEEVRTHFPAETLAVAIPRSVRISEAPSYGQTVLAYDPSSTGALAYLEAAAEMAERSNTSPGRGIDEQIEGA
- the yidD gene encoding membrane protein insertion efficiency factor YidD, whose translation is MNVATFLWLLPRNAAITIMKVYRRLISPLYGEVCRYYPSCSRYSLEAYQQHGFVRGVWLTIRRLLRCNPFSAGGIDDVPTPLNPHFRTNTHGFVCAHGATVPEPAAVTRKV
- a CDS encoding R3H domain-containing nucleic acid-binding protein, giving the protein MTAIPETPAGEPSLSELEAEGDLAADYLEALLDITDLDGDLDIDVRNGRAYLSISGSDDLDRLATPDTVQALQELSRLSVQARTGRFSRLILDVAGSREARTSELQRLVDHAIAAIAAGRAEIELEPMSSYERKLVHDYVAERAHHSESRGEGRDRRLVIRPIAASDSVAE
- a CDS encoding ParB/RepB/Spo0J family partition protein, which gives rise to MATKKRSGLGRGIGALIPQSPSEGERPVDVFFPSNSVAAKAEPSAEIEVPDDEHTLREVPGATLMHLSPLDIVPNRVQPRTEFDEEALSELTHSVREFGVLQPIVVRAIEPAPAKGEPRFELIMGERRLRASKRAGLTEIPAIVRSTADEDMLRDALLENLHRAQLNPLEEASAYQQLLADFGITQEQLAQRIGRSRPQITNTIRLLQLPETIQSRVAAGVLSAGHARAILALTGDDIAMTHLADKIVNEGLSVRAAEAVASDTRPKRPKPRPGGRLGQLAEIGERLGDRLDTRVKVNLTAKKGQVVIEFATIQDLNRILHELGDPGFS
- the yidC gene encoding membrane protein insertase YidC, whose protein sequence is MDFFETILWPLRWLVESVLVLWHQLFTWLGMDPASGLTWVLAILGVVVVVRSALIPLTVRQIKSQRRMMDMAPQLKKVQDKYKGKKDQFSREAMSRETMALYKKHGTNPFASCLPILLQMPVFFSLFYVLQHASRNEPGIGLMNENLTASFNAASVFGAPLKMTFTQGWEAGQAPVVIMLGIIVILMIASQFFTQLQIVSKNVSDETKQSPMYRQQKIMLYIIPFMFLFSGVAFPLALNIYWFSSNIWTMAQQFIVIRNMPTPGSDAYRARQERLRAKGKLTDDATPEEVAEAARQVGQRQQPVSAKRAKKGGKKA
- the rsmG gene encoding 16S rRNA (guanine(527)-N(7))-methyltransferase RsmG; amino-acid sequence: MTHDDAPRVTPEVHAAVPVEVEPAAAAALAGDRLPVLRQFAEDLGRRGEELGLIGPLEPPRLWTRHLLNSALLAPLIRSGARVADIGTGGGMPGLVLAIVRPDAEFVLIEPMERRIAWLDEQIDRLGLENVRTQRGRAEEFHGGAVEVDQVTARAVTALRTLVPLTAPLLRDGGEFLLLKGASVEAEIESARKAIAKYKLRDARFEILGEGLLAESTRVFRATVERGSRGA